The DNA sequence CATCATGGCGATTCCCGACACCTGACCGTGCTGGTCGCCCCGCACCGGTTCGAGCTGCAGCGGCGGCCGGTGCCGGTTCCGGGGGACGAGGACGTCCTCGTGAGGGTGCGCGCCTGCGGCATCTGAGGACGGTTTCAGATCGGCGACCGGGTGGTCGTCGAGGCGCACATGGGCATTCGCGGGCTGTACACCGCCTGCCTGTAATCGGGCCCGCGGCCATCGGGCCCACGTCAACACGCTCTATCGCATCCCCGACGACGTGAGCTACGAGGAGGCGACGGTGGGGATGACCTCGGGCAGCCCGCTGTTCGGCCTCGAGAACGCCGGCGGTGCTCGGGCCGGGGCCGATCGGGCTCATGGCCATCCAGCTGGTGCGCCACCCGCCTCAAGCCTTGAGGCGAAGGTCGCCTCGAGCCGAGGTGACGGTCAGTCCGATCGGGGCGGTCGGGTCACCCGGCACGAGTGGCGCCCCCGGCTGACCTCCCCCGCCTGAACGTCAGGCAGTTGCCGCATGCGCGTCTCATGCACGTACCCCATGGCGCGCGCTCGCTGCAGCGGCGACGCGACGAATCGCCAGCCGCACGTGCAGATCACCAGCCAGTCGCCCTGCGATTTGGCCTCGGACACGAATGCGGGAAGACACACCGGGCAGGCACTGCTCTGTCCGGCGCGGCGCGCCGCCCGCGGGCTCTCGTATTCCTGACGATCCAGCTCGGTCGGCGCCGCCGCCAGGGTCGCGCAGTCGGCGCAATGATAGACGCGCGCGAGCGCGACCCGGCTGAACGCGGCTTCGGGCACGACGCCCACGACGCGAGTCGGCGGATGCAGATGGCCGAAGACGCACTTCACGGGTCCTGAGATAGCAAGCGTCGTACCGCGGGAGGTCGGCGGCGATTTCGCGATGTTCGCCGGCCCGCGCGTCGACGACGCGCGCTTTTACCGGGTAGGCCTTGCCGGTGCCGGCCGGCCCGCAGCGCCGGCGGACGGCCCGAGGCGCGCGCGCACCGCGCGCCGCCGAGCCGCGCCAGCACCCGTCGGGCCGTGGTCGAGAGGCCGCGCGAATCCGTGCGGCCTGGGGCCGTCGCAGGATCGCCGTGGCCTCGTCGACCGCGACGCGACCGGCCGCGTCGCGGTCGGCCCACGCCGGGTGCGCGCGGGTCTCACCGGTCGGGGCGTGCGGCCGCCAGGCGGTGGTGGCCGCGGCGATCAGGATCTCGAGGTCGCGATTGTCAGGCGGGCTCATGCCAGCTCTCTCACCAGGTCGGTCGATCCCGTGCCGCGCGAGGCCCTCGGCCACGAGCTTCCGGGCCCGCGCGATGTCTTGCAGGAACGTGTTCGCGCGCAAGCCCGCGGATCCGCCGGCGCAGCAGCGGATCGGAGGCACAATGCCCTCGAGCGGGAGCGTGCGGCCGCCGGCACTCGAGCGATCCACCGCGAGCGATCCACCGTTGTCCAGTGACTTGGTCATGTGGCAGGCCTCCTCGAGCCTACCCGACCGACGCACGAAATCCGCGCTCAATGACAGTAAGGGCAGAAAACCCTTGCGCGATCGCGAGATCCGCTGCGATGGTGGAAGCGCTCGACTGCGAGCCGAGGAGGCGACGATGACGCGCCCGGCGGAGAAGACGAAGCGGTGGACGGTCATGGTGTACCTCGCCGGCGACAACAATCTCGACAGCGCCGGCGCGGACGATCTGCTCGAGGTGAAGACGGTCGGCTCCAGCGACCAGGTCACCGTGGTCGCCCAGTTCGATCGCTCCGGCGCCGGCCGCGCGACCAATCGCTACCTGCTGCGAAAGAACACTCCGCTGACCGCCGACGTGGTCACCGCGCTCGGCGAGACCGACACCGGCGATCCGGCGGTGTTGCGCGACTTCGTCACCTGGGCGGTCACCAGCCACCCGGCCCAGCACTACCTGCTGGTGATCTGGAACCACGGCTCGGGCTGGGACGACTCCAACCTCTACCAGGGCGACTACTTCAGCGGCGCGGCCCCGCCGGTCGTGCGAAAGGGCAAGGTGGTCGCGCGGGCGCTGGTGGCCGATTCTCCCGGTCCCATCCGGATGGACACCGTGCGCGCCGCGGCCCGGCGGGCGCGGCGCTCGCTCTTCCGGTCCACCGTGGCCCGCATGGTGTCCTCGCGCGCCATCGCGTTCGACGATCAGGCGAAGGACTTCCTCGACAACATCGAGCTGAAGCGGGTGCTCGGTCAGATCCGGCGCACGCTCAAGCGCAAGATCGACGTCCTGGGATTCGACGCCTGCCTCATGAGCATGGTCGAGGTCGCCTACCAGGTGCGGGATCACGTGGGCCTCACCTGCGGCTCCGAGGAGGAGGAGCCCAACGACGGCTGGCCCTACGACACGATCCTGAAGGCGCTGGTGGCCCGCCCCTCGATGAAGCCGGCGGATCTCGCGAAGCTGGTGGTGGGCCGGTACGTCGCCTCGTACGGGCCGAGGGACGGCGCCACCATGGCGGCGACCGACCTGGCGGGCATCGGCGCGGTGGCCGACGCGATCCACCGGCTGGGCCGCGTGCTGACGACGGCGCTCCGGGACGACGACGCGCGCGCGCAGATCTGGGCCGTGCGGGCCCAGGTGCAGGAATACACTCCGCCCTACGACCAGTACTGCGACGTGGCCGACCTCTGCGACCTGCTCGCCCGTCGCGTCCGCCGGCCCGCGGTCGCGACCGCGTGCCGCGCGGTGCGCGCGGCCCTGTCCAGGGCGGTCCTGGCGAGCGCGGCGAAGGGCCAGGGCCTCGCCCACTCCCACGGCCTCACCGTGTATTTTCCGAAGAAGACGGTCTCCCGGCTCTACGCCACCCTCGACTTCGCGCGAAAGGGCGGCTGGGCCGCCTTCATCGACGCCTACACCCGCAGCATCGGCCGCCGGCCGCGTTAGCCGGCCGCGCCCTTCCAGGAGGCCACGCATGCCCGATCGTCTCTCGATTCTGTGCGTCCACGGCATCGGACACGGAGACGTGGACGCCGCGTTGATCCCGGCCTGGCGGCAGGTCATCACCGCGGGCCTGCAGCGCTGGAAGCCGGGGCTCGAGGTGGACTTCGACTTCCTGGCCTACGACGAGGAGTTCGACCACGCGCCGCTCCATGCGGCGACGTACGCGGAGGCGCTCACCCGGCTCGCCGCGAGCGGCATCGTGCACGGCATCGGCGACCTCCTGCCCGGCACGCGCGGGCTCTCCGACATGCCGGCGCTGATCCGCTGGACCGCGGGCATGATCGCTCAGTGGGCCACCGAGGACCGCCTGCGCGAGCGGCTGCGGGCCCGCGTGCTGGACGCGGTGGCGGGCGGCCGGCCGGACGTGGTGTGCGCCCACAGCCTGGGCACGCTCGTCTGCTACGACGCCTTCCGGCGGGAGCGCGGAGCGCTCGACGGACGCACCTTCCTGACGCTCGGGTCGCAGATCGGCAACCCGTTCGTCCGCGACTGCTTCGCCGGCCGCATCGAGGCACTGGCCCGGGCACGGCGCTGGTACCACCTCTACAACCCGGACGACCACGTGTTCACCGCGGAGCTGCGCATCCAGGCCGACAACTTCACCGCGGTGGAGACGCGCTTCGACAAGCCGAACGACCCGCTGAACCACGACGCGATCTGGTACTTCGATCACGCCAACACCCGGAACAGCGTCTGGCTCGACCTGTCGGGCGCGCGGCCGGCGCGCACGCTCACCCGCGAGACCCAGGCCGGGCGCACGCTCGGCGCGCGGCCGGCGCGCCGCGCGCTCCTCATCGGCATCAACGCCTATCCCAACCCCGCCAACCGGCTCGAGGGCTGCGTGAACGACGTGTACCTGGTCAGCTCGGTGCTCCAGGAATGCGGCTACGCGCCGGAGGACATCCGGGTGGTGCTGGACGAGCGCGCCACCACCGCCGGGCTCCTGGAGCGATTCCACTGGCTGCTCGACGACGTCCAGCCGGGCGACGAGCGCGTGCTGTTCTACTCGGGCCACGGCGCTCAGATCCCCGCCTACGGACCGCACCAGGAGGTCGATCACCTCAACGAATGCCTGGTGCCCTACGACTTCGACTGGAGCCCGGCGCACGCGATCACCGACAAGCAGCTCGTGGGCTTCTACAGCCAGCTGCCGTACGACAGCCGGTTCGCCGCGATCTTCGACTGCTGCCACTCGGGTGGCCTCGCCCGCGAAGGCGGGCTGCGGCCGCGCGGCATCGATCCGCCCGACGACATCCGCCATCGCGCGCTGCGCTGGAACCGCCGGCTCGAGATGTGGGAGGAGCGGCGGCTGCCGACCGCGAACCGCTCGCTCGCCGGCTCGCCCCAGTTCGTCGGGAAGTCGGGCGCCACGTACCGCATCGGCCGCGGCGTGTCGCTGCGCGGCCTGCCCAACCGCGCCTACGACCGCGAGCGCGCGGCCCTGCGGCATCGCGGCCCGTACCTGCCGATCATCATCGAGGCGTGCCGCGAGGAGGAGCTGTCGTACGAGTACCGCGACGGGGCGACCTCGTACGGGGCGTTCACCTACAGCCTGGCCAAGGAGCTGCGGCGGTCGCGCCAGGGCCGGCGCAACCCGAGCTTCCGCCGGCTGGTCGCCCTGACCACGCGCCGGCTGCAGGCGCTTCAATACGAGCAGACGCCGTCGCTGGTGGGGCCGCGCGCGCTGCTGGGGCGGCCGATCCCCTGGGATACGCGCCGGGGCTGAGCCGGGCTACGTCACCACCAGCGGGTGCTCGACCACCGCGTTGTACAGATAGCCCTGCTCGTTGAAGGGCACCTGGTCGGGCTGGACGTTGCCGTTCTCGTCCGCCGCGCGCAGCCGAATCCCGACCTGG is a window from the Candidatus Methylomirabilota bacterium genome containing:
- a CDS encoding clostripain-related cysteine peptidase, with the protein product MTRPAEKTKRWTVMVYLAGDNNLDSAGADDLLEVKTVGSSDQVTVVAQFDRSGAGRATNRYLLRKNTPLTADVVTALGETDTGDPAVLRDFVTWAVTSHPAQHYLLVIWNHGSGWDDSNLYQGDYFSGAAPPVVRKGKVVARALVADSPGPIRMDTVRAAARRARRSLFRSTVARMVSSRAIAFDDQAKDFLDNIELKRVLGQIRRTLKRKIDVLGFDACLMSMVEVAYQVRDHVGLTCGSEEEEPNDGWPYDTILKALVARPSMKPADLAKLVVGRYVASYGPRDGATMAATDLAGIGAVADAIHRLGRVLTTALRDDDARAQIWAVRAQVQEYTPPYDQYCDVADLCDLLARRVRRPAVATACRAVRAALSRAVLASAAKGQGLAHSHGLTVYFPKKTVSRLYATLDFARKGGWAAFIDAYTRSIGRRPR
- a CDS encoding caspase family protein; this encodes MPDRLSILCVHGIGHGDVDAALIPAWRQVITAGLQRWKPGLEVDFDFLAYDEEFDHAPLHAATYAEALTRLAASGIVHGIGDLLPGTRGLSDMPALIRWTAGMIAQWATEDRLRERLRARVLDAVAGGRPDVVCAHSLGTLVCYDAFRRERGALDGRTFLTLGSQIGNPFVRDCFAGRIEALARARRWYHLYNPDDHVFTAELRIQADNFTAVETRFDKPNDPLNHDAIWYFDHANTRNSVWLDLSGARPARTLTRETQAGRTLGARPARRALLIGINAYPNPANRLEGCVNDVYLVSSVLQECGYAPEDIRVVLDERATTAGLLERFHWLLDDVQPGDERVLFYSGHGAQIPAYGPHQEVDHLNECLVPYDFDWSPAHAITDKQLVGFYSQLPYDSRFAAIFDCCHSGGLAREGGLRPRGIDPPDDIRHRALRWNRRLEMWEERRLPTANRSLAGSPQFVGKSGATYRIGRGVSLRGLPNRAYDRERAALRHRGPYLPIIIEACREEELSYEYRDGATSYGAFTYSLAKELRRSRQGRRNPSFRRLVALTTRRLQALQYEQTPSLVGPRALLGRPIPWDTRRG